A genomic window from Acinetobacter chinensis includes:
- a CDS encoding IS3-like element ISAba14 family transposase (programmed frameshift) → MARRPRRNHSNDFKAKVALAAIKAEKTLAELSAEFDVHQNQIIDWKNQLISASSQAFDQSKAPTEPPIDLKKLHAKIGEQALEIGFFRRCVEETGPLQPQKLIDDSLQISVSKQAKLLKVSRGCYYYRPKPVSASDLKLMRCIDELHMQYPFAGSRMMRDLLNRQGHHIGRRHTRTLMKKMGIQALYCKPNLSQANQAHRKYPYLLKGLAIQRSNQVWSTDITYIPMAKGFVYLCAVIDWHSRKVLAHRVSISMEVDFCISALNEAIEKYGRPEIFNTDQGSQFTSDAFIDVLKSNGIQISMDGKGRWVDNVMVERLWRSVKYEEVYLKAYSSVTDAKKQLSAYFEFYNLKRPHSSLDKMTPNEFYYDQLPQQNKVA, encoded by the exons ATGGCACGTAGACCAAGAAGAAATCATTCAAATGATTTTAAAGCTAAGGTAGCACTTGCTGCGATTAAAGCAGAAAAAACACTTGCTGAATTGAGTGCTGAGTTTGATGTTCATCAAAACCAAATTATTGACTGGAAAAATCAATTGATCTCAGCTTCCTCGCAAGCTTTCGATCAATCAAAAGCTCCAACAGAACCACCCATCGATCTAAAAAAACTACATGCAAAAATCGGTGAGCAGGCATTAGAAATTG GATTTTTTAGAAGGTGTGTTGAAGAAACTGGGCCGCTTCAACCACAAAAGTTAATCGACGACTCACTTCAGATTTCAGTATCTAAGCAAGCTAAGCTGCTGAAAGTCTCCCGTGGTTGTTATTACTATCGCCCAAAACCTGTGAGTGCATCAGATCTGAAGCTGATGCGATGTATTGATGAATTACATATGCAATATCCTTTTGCAGGCAGTCGTATGATGCGTGATTTGTTGAATCGTCAAGGACATCATATAGGACGACGTCATACACGTACTTTAATGAAGAAAATGGGTATTCAGGCGTTATATTGCAAACCAAATTTAAGCCAGGCTAATCAAGCTCACCGTAAATATCCATATCTGCTCAAAGGGTTGGCTATTCAGCGCAGTAATCAAGTGTGGTCTACGGATATAACGTATATCCCTATGGCAAAAGGCTTTGTTTATTTATGTGCTGTGATTGATTGGCATAGCCGCAAGGTACTTGCGCATAGGGTATCGATTAGTATGGAGGTGGATTTTTGTATTTCGGCTTTAAATGAAGCGATTGAAAAATATGGTCGACCTGAAATATTTAATACAGACCAAGGCAGCCAGTTTACCAGTGATGCATTTATTGATGTATTGAAATCAAATGGCATTCAAATCAGTATGGATGGTAAAGGTCGATGGGTAGATAATGTGATGGTTGAACGATTATGGCGGAGCGTTAAATATGAAGAGGTGTATCTCAAAGCTTATAGCAGTGTCACAGATGCGAAAAAGCAATTAAGTGCATATTTTGAGTTTTATAATTTGAAACGACCTCATTCGAGTCTAGACAAAATGACACCAAATGAGTTTTACTATGATCAGCTACCCCAACAAAACAAGGTGGCTTAA
- a CDS encoding transporter substrate-binding domain-containing protein, whose amino-acid sequence MTHKRTMTSLLCASALMLGLSACSDNKAPAAGEKAQSGAAASGTLDKIKSSGTIVLGYRDSSIPFSYIADNPNQPVGYAHDLQLKVVEAVKKKLELPDLKVRYNLVTSQNRIPLVSNGTVDLECGSTTNNKERQQQVDFSLGFFEVGSRLLTAKDSGVKDFADLKGKKLVTTAGTTSERYIRQHQQELGIGEIISAKDHAESFLMLQNGRAAAFMMDDILLAGEKSKAKDPNKWEIVGTAPIHEIYGCMMRKGDTGFKQVVDDAIKATYGSGEINKMYEKWFQQPIPPKNINLNFAMSDQLKALISTPHDRDQ is encoded by the coding sequence ATGACACATAAACGCACCATGACTTCCCTGCTTTGCGCAAGTGCCCTGATGTTAGGATTAAGTGCCTGTAGTGACAACAAAGCACCTGCTGCTGGCGAAAAAGCCCAAAGCGGCGCAGCGGCTTCGGGTACATTAGATAAGATCAAGAGCTCAGGTACGATTGTACTGGGCTACCGTGACTCCTCCATTCCATTTTCCTATATTGCAGACAACCCAAACCAGCCTGTGGGCTATGCACATGACTTACAGTTAAAAGTCGTCGAAGCGGTGAAGAAAAAACTGGAACTGCCAGACCTGAAAGTTCGCTATAACCTTGTAACCAGTCAGAACCGTATTCCTCTGGTTTCAAACGGTACGGTAGACTTAGAATGTGGTTCAACCACAAATAACAAAGAGCGTCAGCAACAGGTTGATTTCTCTTTAGGTTTCTTTGAAGTCGGTTCAAGACTGCTGACGGCAAAAGACTCTGGTGTGAAAGATTTTGCTGATTTAAAAGGCAAAAAACTGGTCACGACCGCAGGTACAACATCTGAGCGTTATATCCGTCAGCACCAGCAGGAACTGGGGATTGGAGAAATCATTTCTGCCAAAGACCATGCTGAGTCTTTCCTGATGCTGCAAAACGGACGCGCTGCTGCATTTATGATGGATGATATTTTACTTGCAGGTGAAAAATCCAAAGCCAAAGATCCGAACAAATGGGAGATTGTAGGTACTGCTCCAATCCATGAAATTTATGGCTGTATGATGCGTAAAGGCGATACTGGCTTTAAACAGGTTGTGGATGATGCAATTAAAGCAACTTACGGTTCTGGTGAAATCAATAAAATGTATGAAAAATGGTTCCAGCAGCCAATTCCACCTAAAAACATTAACCTGAATTTTGCCATGTCTGACCAGCTGAAAGCACTGATCAGTACTCCACATGACCGGGATCAGTAA
- a CDS encoding amino acid ABC transporter permease yields MTYSWNWGVLWQSTGVGDTIYLNWILTGIGWLVVIAVVAWSIAMVLGSILGIMRTLPNQTARAIGTAYVTVFRNIPLLVQLFIWFYVVPNFLPGPIKNWWMNDLGANTTALISASVGLGLFTAARVCEQVRTGIEALPKGQINAGYAMGFSTAQLYRYVILPQSFRTILPPLSSELTNCVKNTSIASLVGVAEIISQMKTISEYTQNTIEIYTYVTVIFIVINICLISAMNLLEKRLRVPGLMSGGK; encoded by the coding sequence ATGACATATAGTTGGAACTGGGGAGTTTTGTGGCAGTCCACAGGTGTTGGAGATACCATTTACCTGAACTGGATTTTAACAGGCATCGGATGGCTTGTTGTCATTGCTGTTGTGGCATGGTCAATTGCCATGGTTCTCGGCAGCATCCTCGGTATTATGCGCACACTCCCCAACCAGACTGCCAGAGCCATCGGCACAGCCTATGTGACCGTTTTCAGGAATATTCCTCTGCTGGTTCAGCTGTTTATCTGGTTTTATGTTGTCCCGAATTTTCTGCCTGGACCCATCAAAAACTGGTGGATGAATGATCTGGGTGCAAACACCACTGCTCTGATTTCTGCAAGTGTCGGTCTTGGGCTGTTTACCGCTGCCCGCGTCTGTGAACAGGTGCGTACCGGTATTGAAGCTCTGCCTAAAGGTCAGATCAATGCAGGCTATGCAATGGGTTTTTCGACTGCGCAGCTGTACCGCTATGTTATTTTACCGCAGTCATTCCGCACGATTTTACCGCCATTGAGTTCTGAGCTGACCAACTGTGTAAAAAACACTTCCATTGCCTCGCTGGTGGGTGTTGCAGAAATTATTTCTCAGATGAAAACCATCAGTGAATATACCCAGAACACCATCGAAATTTATACCTATGTCACTGTCATTTTTATTGTGATCAATATCTGTCTGATCAGTGCCATGAATCTGCTGGAAAAAAGGCTGCGGGTTCCTGGATTAATGAGTGGAGGTAAATAA
- a CDS encoding YbjQ family protein, giving the protein MDGLIFKIVLTLVLFIIGWAFGRHIEHKHLNELEHKEQALAHIRIDTNKFQTSEHPGLLIESNVVISHDYFKYIIAQIQNFFGGRLTTYESVVDRARREAVVRLKQKAMDAGATQIMGLRLSTTELGMQGGMVEVFAYGTAIQKPYS; this is encoded by the coding sequence ATGGATGGGTTAATTTTTAAAATCGTCCTGACGCTTGTTCTGTTCATCATCGGGTGGGCTTTTGGTCGTCATATCGAACACAAACATCTGAATGAGCTTGAACACAAAGAACAGGCGCTGGCGCACATCCGTATTGATACCAATAAATTTCAGACCTCAGAGCACCCAGGTCTGCTGATCGAAAGCAATGTGGTCATTTCGCATGATTATTTCAAATATATCATTGCTCAGATACAGAATTTCTTTGGTGGTCGTTTGACGACTTATGAAAGTGTGGTTGATCGGGCACGGCGAGAGGCCGTTGTACGTTTAAAACAGAAAGCAATGGATGCAGGCGCGACACAGATTATGGGCTTACGTTTAAGTACCACTGAACTGGGCATGCAGGGCGGAATGGTAGAGGTCTTTGCTTATGGCACAGCCATCCAGAAACCGTACTCCTGA
- a CDS encoding retron St85 family RNA-directed DNA polymerase gives MQLSQWETYFQDIGISEQYIDEYLEIISKLSKKKLPIIFEIEQFSKLVGIELNILYKMIFSPESFYHEFYIKKKKGGRRKIVVPFPSLLLIQRWIYKNILLKCTCHSNIHGFIQKKSIITNAKAHIGGRDFLKLDLQNFFPSISLNWVVRYFNELGYPKKISFYLARLCCYEEGLGQGAPTSPFLSNLLLFSLDKRLNNLAKKNESTYTRYADDIVFSGEKITKGFYSLVESIVGDFGLTLNESKTQLRKNKTQNIITGIVVVNDGIKIPKTYKKKIRQEIYYINKYGLMSHLSKIRNKNPTYLLSLLGKINYVLSVENDNQEFKDYQKKMENFIKNPLN, from the coding sequence ATGCAATTATCACAATGGGAAACTTACTTTCAAGATATTGGTATTTCTGAACAATATATTGATGAGTATCTTGAAATAATTTCCAAATTGTCAAAAAAAAAATTACCTATTATTTTTGAAATTGAACAGTTTTCAAAGCTTGTAGGTATTGAGTTAAATATTTTATATAAAATGATATTCTCGCCTGAGAGTTTTTATCATGAATTTTATATTAAGAAGAAAAAAGGTGGGCGTAGAAAAATTGTTGTACCATTCCCTTCACTTTTATTAATCCAAAGATGGATATATAAAAATATACTTTTGAAGTGTACTTGCCATAGTAATATTCACGGTTTTATACAAAAAAAATCAATTATTACTAATGCTAAAGCACATATAGGAGGACGCGATTTTTTAAAATTAGATTTGCAAAATTTCTTTCCTAGTATTTCATTGAATTGGGTTGTTCGGTATTTTAATGAACTTGGTTATCCTAAAAAAATTTCTTTTTATCTTGCAAGGCTATGTTGCTATGAGGAAGGGTTAGGTCAAGGCGCGCCTACCAGTCCTTTTTTGTCAAACTTACTACTTTTTTCTTTAGATAAGCGTTTAAATAATTTGGCTAAAAAAAATGAATCTACTTATACAAGGTATGCTGATGATATAGTATTTTCAGGTGAAAAAATTACAAAGGGTTTTTATAGTTTAGTAGAATCAATTGTTGGTGATTTCGGTTTGACTTTAAATGAGTCTAAAACTCAATTGAGAAAAAATAAAACTCAAAATATTATTACTGGTATTGTTGTCGTAAATGATGGAATAAAAATTCCGAAAACTTATAAGAAAAAAATTAGACAAGAAATTTATTATATTAATAAATATGGTTTGATGTCGCATTTATCTAAAATACGAAATAAAAACCCTACATATTTATTATCTTTGTTAGGAAAAATAAATTATGTGTTAAGTGTAGAAAATGATAATCAAGAATTTAAAGACTATCAAAAAAAAATGGAAAATTTTATAAAAAATCCCCTCAACTGA
- a CDS encoding J domain-containing protein — MSFELKTILQPDTVSSLQQKKLYRLIEKIEQQKLELAKWQQAKDEVLEYTRKHLIPVYQELHNILFSQLQQLWEHLSHGDFSKADALLLDNKIQSLAQYLKSSQSLASEQQDKVNTLYQYYQQSLEHHKSKKKKASADQTNIVDLNTQNDHEVFVETEDWDQEQYQQLREQAKLKRQQDKKQHAEKMAEQSLKTVYLKLASTIHPDREPDEAKKQEKTEIFQHVNAAYEQQDLFALLKLQIQIEQGNGSNKKGLGDEQLKFYKMALDSQSQKLADQLAELIDALVWSEKAKIKVGKAQGRLQISDLYAQIDEDTSALKQQVKWEKERLKYMGKVKGLEMLLGNNGVL; from the coding sequence ATGTCTTTCGAGTTAAAAACCATTCTTCAGCCAGATACAGTGTCCAGTCTACAGCAGAAAAAACTGTATCGCCTGATTGAAAAAATTGAACAGCAGAAGCTTGAACTGGCAAAGTGGCAACAGGCAAAAGATGAAGTTTTAGAATATACCCGTAAACATTTAATTCCAGTCTATCAGGAATTACACAACATTTTATTTAGTCAGTTACAACAGCTTTGGGAACACCTCAGTCACGGCGACTTTTCCAAAGCAGATGCTCTGTTACTGGATAATAAAATTCAGTCACTTGCACAGTATTTAAAAAGCTCACAATCACTTGCCAGTGAACAGCAGGATAAAGTAAATACACTGTATCAGTACTATCAGCAATCACTAGAACATCATAAATCTAAGAAAAAGAAAGCCTCAGCAGATCAAACGAATATTGTTGATTTGAACACTCAAAATGATCATGAAGTATTTGTTGAAACTGAGGACTGGGATCAGGAGCAATATCAGCAACTTCGTGAGCAAGCTAAACTCAAAAGACAGCAGGATAAAAAACAGCATGCTGAAAAAATGGCGGAGCAGTCTTTAAAAACAGTCTATCTAAAATTAGCTTCAACTATTCACCCTGACCGTGAACCTGATGAAGCTAAAAAACAGGAAAAAACAGAAATTTTTCAACATGTAAACGCTGCCTATGAACAGCAGGATTTGTTTGCTTTACTAAAATTACAAATACAGATTGAGCAGGGTAATGGCTCAAATAAAAAGGGCTTAGGTGATGAACAGCTTAAGTTTTATAAAATGGCACTGGACAGTCAAAGTCAGAAACTGGCAGATCAACTGGCTGAACTGATTGATGCTTTGGTTTGGTCTGAAAAAGCCAAAATAAAGGTAGGTAAAGCGCAAGGGAGGCTACAGATTTCTGATCTGTATGCACAGATTGATGAAGATACTTCTGCGTTGAAACAGCAGGTGAAGTGGGAAAAAGAACGATTGAAATACATGGGGAAAGTGAAAGGATTGGAGATGTTGTTGGGGAATAATGGGGTGCTATAA
- a CDS encoding valine--tRNA ligase — translation MTDSAQNIATTYDPTEIEKKWYQTWEEKGYFKPSGEGDSFCIMIPPPNVTGSLHMGHGFNNAIMDALTRYNRMSGKNTLWQPGTDHAGIATQMVVERQLGAQGVSRHDLGREKFIEKIWEWKEQSGGNITNQIRRLGSSVDWSRERFTMDEGLSNAVKEVFVKLHEDGLIYRGKRLVNWDPKLQTALSDLEVESDKEEQGSLWHFKYFFEDKSLRTHDGKDYIVVATTRPETLLGDTAVAVAPDDERYAPLVGKNIILPITGRAVAIVKDEYVDKEFGTGCVKITPAHDFNDYEVGKRCELPIINIFNKNAEILAEFEYIAKAGEQISKTIAAPADYVGLERFAARKKLVEQAEAEGWLDQIQPYTLKPPRGDRSGVIVEPLLTDQWYVKIAPLAEPAIKAVKDGDIKFVPEQYSNMYMAWMNNIQDWCISRQLWWGHRIPAWYDAEGNIYVGRNEEEVRAKNDIATDVELKQDEDVLDTWFSSALWTFSTLGWTGDAEKDKENYFLNTFHPTDVLVTGFDIIFFWVARMIMFTLHFMKNEDGTPQVPFKTVYVHGLVRDGEGQKMSKSKGNVLDPLDLIDGVDLETLVQKRTTGLMNPKTAPKIEKATRKEFPEGIQAYGTDAVRFTFCALANTGRDIKFDMKRVEGYRNFANKIWNGTRFVLMNVEGQTVGQTARPDLWELPEQWIVSRLQKAEAAVQTAFATYRLDLAAQAIYEFIWNEYCDWYVELTKPVLNDENVAEERKAEVRRVLLSVMEAALRLAHPLMPYLTEEIWQTLAPMIGIQGETIMLAKYPVADEAKINDQAEADMQWLQGLIGAVRNIRGEMGLGNARLLPVLLQNTTDAEKAQIARIEPLFKALAKVESITFLANAEQPPLSSSSVVGHVSVFVPIKGLIDPKAELGRLQKDFDKVQKQHDQIATKLGNEGFVAKAPAAVVEGEKVKLAEFADQLAKIKANMEQIAAL, via the coding sequence ATGACTGATTCAGCGCAAAATATTGCTACGACCTACGATCCGACTGAGATCGAAAAAAAATGGTACCAGACCTGGGAAGAGAAAGGCTACTTCAAGCCATCCGGTGAAGGTGATTCATTCTGTATCATGATTCCGCCGCCGAACGTCACTGGCAGCCTGCACATGGGTCATGGTTTTAACAATGCCATTATGGATGCGCTGACCCGTTATAACCGTATGTCTGGCAAAAATACCTTATGGCAACCAGGGACAGACCATGCGGGTATCGCAACCCAAATGGTGGTTGAACGTCAGCTTGGTGCGCAAGGTGTCAGCCGTCATGATCTTGGTCGTGAAAAATTCATCGAAAAAATCTGGGAATGGAAAGAACAGTCAGGTGGCAATATTACCAACCAGATCCGTCGTCTGGGTTCTTCTGTAGACTGGTCACGTGAACGCTTCACCATGGATGAAGGTTTATCAAATGCAGTAAAAGAAGTCTTCGTTAAATTACACGAAGATGGTCTGATCTACCGTGGTAAACGTCTTGTAAACTGGGATCCTAAACTACAGACCGCCCTTTCTGACTTAGAAGTTGAGTCTGATAAAGAAGAACAAGGTTCACTGTGGCATTTCAAATATTTCTTTGAAGATAAATCACTGCGTACCCACGATGGTAAAGATTACATCGTAGTTGCAACCACTCGTCCTGAAACTCTGTTAGGTGATACTGCTGTTGCAGTTGCACCTGATGATGAACGCTATGCACCATTGGTCGGTAAAAATATTATCCTGCCAATCACAGGTCGTGCAGTTGCGATTGTCAAAGATGAGTATGTAGACAAAGAATTCGGTACAGGCTGTGTAAAAATTACCCCTGCTCATGACTTCAATGACTATGAAGTGGGTAAACGCTGTGAATTGCCAATTATCAACATTTTCAACAAAAATGCTGAAATTCTGGCTGAATTTGAATACATCGCGAAAGCGGGCGAACAGATTTCTAAAACCATCGCAGCACCTGCTGATTATGTTGGTTTAGAGCGTTTTGCTGCACGTAAAAAACTGGTTGAACAAGCTGAAGCTGAAGGCTGGCTGGATCAAATCCAACCGTACACATTGAAGCCACCTCGTGGTGACCGTTCAGGTGTAATCGTTGAGCCGTTATTGACAGACCAGTGGTATGTAAAAATTGCGCCACTTGCTGAACCTGCAATCAAAGCGGTGAAAGATGGCGACATCAAATTTGTACCTGAGCAATACAGCAACATGTACATGGCTTGGATGAATAACATTCAGGACTGGTGTATTTCACGTCAATTGTGGTGGGGTCACCGTATCCCTGCTTGGTACGATGCTGAAGGCAATATCTATGTCGGTCGTAACGAAGAGGAAGTTCGTGCGAAGAACGACATCGCTACTGATGTTGAACTGAAACAGGACGAAGACGTTCTGGATACATGGTTCTCATCTGCACTTTGGACATTCTCAACTTTAGGCTGGACTGGCGATGCTGAGAAAGATAAAGAAAACTATTTCTTAAATACGTTCCACCCAACTGACGTACTTGTGACTGGTTTTGACATCATTTTCTTCTGGGTTGCACGTATGATTATGTTTACGCTGCACTTCATGAAAAATGAAGATGGTACACCACAAGTTCCGTTCAAAACTGTGTATGTACATGGTTTAGTCCGTGATGGCGAAGGTCAGAAAATGTCTAAGTCTAAAGGTAACGTCCTTGACCCATTAGATTTGATTGATGGTGTTGATCTTGAAACTTTGGTACAGAAACGTACCACTGGTTTGATGAACCCGAAAACTGCGCCAAAAATCGAAAAAGCGACCCGTAAAGAATTCCCTGAAGGGATTCAGGCTTATGGTACAGATGCGGTTCGTTTCACATTCTGTGCATTGGCAAACACTGGTCGTGACATCAAATTCGACATGAAACGTGTTGAAGGCTACCGTAACTTTGCCAATAAAATCTGGAATGGTACACGTTTCGTTCTGATGAATGTTGAAGGTCAGACTGTTGGTCAGACTGCACGTCCTGATCTTTGGGAATTGCCTGAACAATGGATCGTGAGCCGTTTACAGAAAGCGGAAGCTGCGGTTCAAACTGCATTTGCAACTTATCGTTTGGACCTGGCTGCACAAGCGATTTATGAATTCATCTGGAATGAATACTGTGACTGGTATGTAGAGCTGACTAAGCCTGTTCTGAATGATGAAAATGTCGCTGAAGAACGTAAAGCTGAAGTACGTCGTGTGCTTTTATCTGTCATGGAAGCTGCGTTACGTCTTGCTCACCCGTTAATGCCGTATTTGACTGAAGAAATCTGGCAGACGCTTGCGCCTATGATCGGTATTCAAGGCGAAACCATCATGTTGGCGAAGTACCCTGTTGCTGACGAAGCGAAGATCAATGATCAAGCGGAAGCAGATATGCAATGGCTTCAAGGTTTGATTGGTGCGGTACGTAATATCCGTGGTGAAATGGGCTTAGGTAATGCACGTTTATTGCCTGTGTTGCTTCAAAACACCACTGATGCTGAAAAAGCACAGATTGCTCGTATTGAACCGTTGTTTAAAGCATTGGCTAAAGTTGAAAGCATTACTTTCCTTGCAAATGCTGAGCAACCGCCATTGTCATCATCGAGTGTAGTTGGTCACGTGTCTGTATTCGTTCCGATTAAAGGCTTGATTGATCCTAAAGCTGAATTGGGTCGTCTACAAAAAGACTTTGATAAGGTTCAAAAGCAACATGACCAGATTGCCACTAAACTAGGTAATGAAGGTTTTGTAGCAAAAGCTCCTGCTGCTGTGGTTGAGGGCGAGAAAGTGAAACTTGCTGAGTTTGCTGATCAGTTAGCGAAGATTAAAGCGAATATGGAGCAGATTGCGGCGCTTTAA
- a CDS encoding YbjQ family protein, with translation MQLSNLESVPGHHITRQLDVVYGSTVRSKHVGRDFMAGLKNIVGGELKGYTELLEESRQEAMDRMIQKAQSMGANAIVGIRFSTSNIAQGASELFVYGTAVIVEPSRPHLPDPFPAG, from the coding sequence ATGCAACTCAGTAATTTAGAAAGCGTTCCAGGGCATCACATCACTAGACAGCTGGATGTCGTCTATGGCAGTACAGTCCGCAGTAAGCACGTTGGTCGTGATTTTATGGCAGGGCTGAAAAATATCGTGGGCGGTGAACTGAAAGGTTATACCGAACTGCTGGAGGAATCCCGTCAGGAAGCAATGGACCGTATGATTCAAAAAGCACAGAGCATGGGTGCAAATGCAATTGTCGGTATCCGTTTTTCAACCTCCAATATTGCTCAGGGTGCATCAGAACTGTTTGTTTACGGCACAGCGGTCATTGTAGAACCCAGCAGACCACACTTACCCGATCCATTTCCAGCAGGATAA
- a CDS encoding phosphoribosyltransferase-like protein — MKHQWLSEKKEALSHLLFVDCEDVETRNIVMQLIDKIKYIKDVEYNVLLKDLAENIIQTESDPSKVQIVAMTGDSGADSAQAVIYSLKSILAQKDWDGYLFVNRYDHSYKEASKKGFNHKKIILVDNFIGSGDTVLGRIQRIKSQYSAQEIEICVKVLFCTEFGKTRLESEEVEVFVVHELLKKVIDGFYDVNEANFFKEKIRNIESKFLENFEGRPLHSLGYSDGQVALAIQDVNTPNNVLPIFWWKYYKNTSKRPVILHRAMVDA, encoded by the coding sequence ATGAAGCATCAGTGGTTAAGTGAGAAGAAGGAAGCTTTATCACATTTACTATTTGTTGATTGTGAAGATGTTGAAACAAGAAATATAGTAATGCAACTAATTGATAAAATAAAGTATATAAAAGATGTTGAATATAATGTGTTATTGAAGGATTTGGCAGAAAATATAATACAAACGGAGTCTGATCCCTCTAAAGTACAGATTGTGGCAATGACAGGTGATTCTGGTGCAGATAGCGCACAGGCAGTAATTTATAGTTTGAAATCAATTTTAGCTCAAAAGGATTGGGATGGATATTTATTCGTAAATCGCTATGACCATTCTTATAAAGAGGCATCAAAAAAAGGATTTAATCATAAAAAAATTATTCTAGTCGATAATTTTATAGGGTCAGGGGATACTGTTCTAGGACGTATCCAAAGGATTAAGTCACAGTATAGTGCACAGGAAATAGAAATATGTGTCAAAGTGCTTTTTTGTACTGAGTTTGGAAAAACTCGTCTAGAAAGTGAGGAAGTAGAGGTTTTCGTTGTCCATGAACTTTTGAAAAAAGTAATAGATGGTTTTTATGATGTTAACGAGGCGAATTTTTTCAAAGAAAAAATTCGGAATATAGAGTCAAAATTTTTAGAAAATTTTGAAGGCAGACCTCTTCATAGTCTTGGATACAGTGATGGGCAAGTTGCTTTAGCTATTCAGGATGTAAATACCCCAAATAATGTCCTACCAATTTTTTGGTGGAAATATTATAAAAATACGTCTAAACGCCCAGTTATTCTTCATCGGGCTATGGTGGATGCATAA
- a CDS encoding SDR family NAD(P)-dependent oxidoreductase, with protein MMEGQVVWITGASSGLGKALAKECALQGAQVVLTARRLDELENVRVTLMHPERHISVAADITSESQVRHAYEQVLAQKGRIDLLINNAGLSQRALIADTTMQTERAIMEVDYFSQVFLTKLVLPTFLTQKSGRIAFVSSVAGLLGTQYRASYSAAKAAIHMWANSLRAEVAQNGVNVSVIFPGFVRTNVSFNALDGEGKPQGHQDEAIENGLDAEDFAQQTVAALMKGEEYIVIGGRKEKLGVLVSRLSPTTLYKMIRKMKVK; from the coding sequence ATGATGGAAGGACAGGTTGTCTGGATTACGGGTGCATCTTCGGGACTGGGTAAAGCACTGGCAAAGGAATGTGCCTTGCAGGGCGCACAGGTTGTACTGACAGCCCGTCGTCTGGATGAGCTGGAAAATGTCCGTGTGACATTAATGCATCCTGAACGTCATATATCTGTAGCGGCAGATATCACCAGTGAAAGTCAGGTCAGACATGCTTATGAACAGGTGCTGGCTCAGAAGGGGCGTATTGATCTGCTGATCAATAATGCGGGATTAAGCCAGCGGGCACTGATTGCTGACACGACCATGCAGACTGAACGTGCCATTATGGAAGTGGATTATTTTTCACAGGTTTTTTTAACAAAACTGGTTCTGCCGACATTCCTGACTCAGAAATCTGGTCGTATTGCATTTGTCTCAAGCGTGGCAGGGTTGCTTGGAACACAGTATCGGGCATCCTATTCAGCAGCCAAAGCCGCGATCCACATGTGGGCAAACAGTCTGCGGGCTGAAGTGGCACAGAATGGTGTCAATGTCTCGGTTATATTTCCAGGTTTTGTACGTACCAATGTGTCATTCAATGCGCTGGATGGTGAGGGTAAACCACAGGGGCATCAGGACGAAGCTATTGAAAATGGTCTGGATGCTGAGGACTTCGCTCAACAGACGGTTGCAGCCCTGATGAAAGGTGAGGAATATATCGTGATTGGTGGTCGCAAAGAAAAACTGGGTGTACTGGTTTCCCGTTTATCACCAACGACCTTATATAAAATGATCCGAAAAATGAAAGTTAAATAA